Below is a genomic region from Vitis riparia cultivar Riparia Gloire de Montpellier isolate 1030 chromosome 5, EGFV_Vit.rip_1.0, whole genome shotgun sequence.
AACACATGTTAAGTTGGATGTATTTaaacatataaaagaaataatgatatatatatatatatatatatatatatatatatattgtttaaaaatgtttataattttatttataaatatttattgttttgtGCATTTAATTAAtgtacaaaatatataaagaaagaattatCAAGATACAttagttttatcttttaatcaataagttaaattaaatttaaagataaaatatttaaatgaatctATTggttaaagttttattttataaaaagtttagaaaaaacaaaaatattatataatattttattaagaaagGACTCTTTTATTTGTACCCTTTTTCACTAGACTTGCCTACGTATTGAAGAGGGCCCTGGTTCCTTATTAGATTTTATTGACTGATTGTGCGTGCGTTAGTAGGAGGGTGTTTTCTATGCTCTTTTGTAGTGTTTCTACTTTGTTGTCTCCCTTTGTATACCTTCCGTGTGCTTGGGGTGTGCCCCCCTTTTTTATTTGGCTTTTTCAATGTATTCTTGgttgcctatcaaaaagaaaaaaaaaacacacacactaTAACCCAAGACAAGTTAGCCCACTTGGTTTGGTTGCTGGTCATACAGGCTGAAGACCTTGGTTTTACTCCCCATCACTTCCCTTAATTTTTGGagatttttggagttttggaGCATATTGACCGAGTTGGGGTCCAATATTCGAAATTTCAGTGAAATTTCGGGATATTTTAATCCCTATTTGAAACCAAAACTTAATGGTGCATTTAGGCATATCTACGCTTAGAGAGGCCTGCTCGAGAGAAAACCACTTCTTTCTGTCCAAAAGAAGCTTCTACTTGCTCTTATCATCCAGTCAAGAACTGCCAATAAAATGTAGATGTGGGAGCCATTCTGAAAAATCAACATCTAGCTAGGGGGGTCATTAGAATTTAATTctatttgaattgaaaatttgaataatattcTAGTTTCCATCTCTAGGGTTTAAGTATTCTAAACTTtcttaagattaaataataCACCAAACTGTCATAGGAAGACTATTTAGCATGGAACATTCTGatgaaaaaggaataaataCAACAGGAACACTACAGAATAACAGTGCAACCATTTCATTCGTTGAATAGAACTTTATGCTATCATATCAAACTGTACTAGAACATCCACTTTATTCAATACAATATTAAAccctatttggtaattgttttcaaaaacaattttgaaaaacagtttttaagaatagtttttgaaaaccgttctctaatattttgtagaataaaaatatgtttgagaacctcaaatgtttttaacatgtttttaatatttttaaatatgttttaaaaataatttttatatctaatgctCTAttgttaatcattttatatgtttgtataattcttttttaaaacaaccctcaaaaaacaagtgaaaacaactaaaagatgttctctaaaaacactatattttatgttcttaagaacaaaaaatagttttttggttATCAAAATTGGAGGGTGGAAAACTGGGAGGAGAGTGAGCTGGCAAGATTCAGCCAGTTTATGGGGTTTTCTACAGTGGGTTTAGAGAAGGACATCTTGGACTTTATGGTCAacataagaagaagaagggaaAAAGTGCACAGCAAGTCTCTCTTAGATAACTCAAAATTTGAGAGGGAATTGAAGAGGCTTGAATGCTCCATCAATTACGATGGGGGAAGGAAGCAGATTGGAATTGGTCAGGGAAGAGGGGGGCAGTCTCCAGTTGTATCATGAAGATAAAACTGGTTAGTTGGAATGTTCGGGGAGCTAATGATAGCTCTAAAAGGAAAGTGATAAAGGCGTTGATTAGGAGTCAAAGGGCGGACTTAGTTTGTATTCAGGAGACGAAAATTCAGACTATGACTGAGGGGGTGGTGAGGAGTCTGGGTTCTGGGAGGTTCATTGATTGGGGGGCTATGGGAGCTCAAGGCTCAGCGGGTGGAATTTTGGTTTGCTGGGATAAGAGATCCTTGGAACTGCTGGAGATGGAGGTGGGCAATTTTTCTATATCTTGTAGATTGAAAAATGTTGAAGATGGAGGGGTTTGGATTTTTACGGGAGTTTATGGGCCGTGTAATAGGAAGGAGAGGGAGGAGATGTGGGAGGAGTTAGGTGCGATTAGGGGAATTTGGGAAGACCCATGGTGCTTAGGAGGGGACTTTAATGTCACTTTATCCCAAAGAGATAGGAGCAGGCAGGGGAGCCTTAATGGAGCAATGCGTAGGTTTGCCCAGGTGGTGGATGACCTTGCCCTCATTGACCTCCCCTTGCAGGGGGGTGTGTTTTCTTGGAGTGGAGGTAGGGGTAATCAGAATTGGGCAAGGCTGGATCGTTTCCTGGTGTCTCAGGGGTGGCTAGATACCTTCAGGGGGGCTGTTCAGTGTAGGCTCCCTAGGCTTACCTCTGACCATTTCCCTATTCTGTTGAAGGGGGGCGGGATGAGTCGGGGTCCTTCCCCGTtcaggtttgaaaatatgtggctcaagGTGGAAGGGTTTAAGGAGCTGCTTCGAGATTGGTGGCAAGGAGGGGAAAGAGTAGAAAGAGCAGGAAGGGCTAGTCTTAGATTGGCTGCTAAAATGAAGGAGATGAAGGAGAAAATTAAAGTGTGGAACAGGGAAGTTTTTGGCAGAGTGGAAGTGAACAAAAGCTCTGCCCTCCggcaaattgagttttgggacaGGGTGGAAAGCGGCAGAAACCTCTCAAATAGGGAAATGGACCTGAAAAATGAAGCTAAAGAGAATTTTAAGAAGTGGGTCCTATTGGAGGAAACCCATTGGAGGCAAGCGTCTAGGGAGCTTTGGCTTAGAGAAGGGGATAAGAACACTGGGTATTTCCATAAGATGGCTAGTGCCCACtggagaaacaattttttggacagaattaaaattaatggggtGGAATTGGTGGAGGAGCAGGAGGTGAGGGAGGGGATTGTCAAGGCCTTTCAGCACCAATTAAGGGAAGATCCAGGGTGGAGAGCCGACATAGAGGGGCTTCCTCTTAATAGGCTTGACCCTAGTGAAGCTGaagctttggaggttccctttACTGAAGAAGAAATCTTCTCTGCCCTGATGGATATGAATGGTGATAAGGCCCCAGGCCTGGATGGGTTCACTGTGGCCTCAAGCGTGTTGGGAGTTTGCTAAGGAGGAGATAGTAGAGCTGTTCAAGGAGCTCTACGATCagaagtcctttgccaaaagttTGAACGCCACGTTTCTGGTCATCATCCCAAAAAAAGGAGGTGCTGAGGACCTTGGGGATTTCCGGCCTATCAGTTTGCTTGGGGGGCTGTACAAGCTTATGGCCAAGGTTTTGGCCAATAGGCTGAAATTGGTGTTAGATAAGGTGGTCTCGGCTGATCAAAACGCGTTTGTaaagggaagacaaattctggaCGCCtctctcatagccaatgaggtgGTTGACTATTGGCAGAAGAGGAATATTAAGGGGATGGTGTGTAAgttggatattgagaaagccTACGACAGCATCAGCTGGAGCTTCCTTATGAGGGTCTTGAAAAAGATGGGCTTCGGGTCGCGCTGGATGGAGCGGATGTGGTGGTGCTTTTCAACGGAAAAATTCTCTGTCCTTATCAACGGGGTCCCTGAAGGCTTCTTCGCCAGTTCTAAGGGTCTGCGGCAAGGAGACCCAATTTCTCCCTACCTCTTCATTTTGGGCATGGAAGTGCTGAGTGCACTTATTAGGCGGGCAGTGCAGGGAAACTTCATATTTGGGTGTAGGCTGAGAGGTAGGGGAGAAGAGGAGATTATGGTGTCACATCTGCTCTTTGCAAACGACACTATTCTCTTCTGTGAGGCCAACAAGGACCAATTAAAGCATCTTGGATGGATTTTGGCGTGGTTCGAAGCGGCCTCTGGGCTTAGGATCAATTTGGCCAAGAGCGAGCTGATACCAGTAGGGGAGATTGAAAATATGGAGGAAATGGCAGTGGAGTTAGGTTGCAAAATTGGCAGCTTCCCGGTCAAtacttggggctgccccttggggCCCGGCACAAAGCCTTGTCCacgtgggatggggtggaggaaagaatgagaagaagacttgcccggtggaagagacaatatctGTCTAAAGGTGGGAGAATCACCCTGATCAAGAGTACCCTTGCAAGCATTCCCATTTATCAAATGTCCATCTTTAGAATGCCTAAGTCAATGGCTAAAAGGCTTGAGAAAATACAAGAGatttttgtggggagggggaaattCGGGTGGAAagattcatttaataaattggaaggtggtgtgtactcaaaaggagaaggggGGCCTTGGTATTAGAAGGTTGGGGCTTTTGAACAGGGCCTTATTGGGCAAGTGGGTGTGGAGATTTGCTGTTGAGAAGGATGTATTGTGGAAGAAGGTCATCGGGGTGAAGCATGGGATGGAGGGGTGTGGCTGGATTTCTAAGGAAGCCCGAGGGCCCTTTGGAGTgggagtttggaaggagatcttaAAGGAGAAGAGCTGGTGCTGGAATAACATGAAGTTCAAGGTGGGAAGGGGGAACAAGATCAGGTTCTGGACTGATCATTGGTGCGGCACCGGCGCGCTGTCCAATGCATTCCCCCTGATTTTTGATTTGGCAGTGGGCAGTAATGAGCTGGTGCATGATGTGTGGGACCCAAGGCTGGGCCAAGGAGGATGGAATATCAGGCTGATTAGAGACTCTAACGACTGGGAGCTGGTGCTTATAGAAGATTTGCTCCTTTTGCTAAGGGACATCAGAGTAAGTTTAGAGGAGGACTGTGTTCTATGGAAAGGTGGGGTTTCTGCCAGTTTTAGGATTCGGGAAGCTTACAATCTGCTGGCAGCCCCTAGTTCTTGTGTTTTTCCGGGAAAAAAtatttgggtggataaggtcccaaccaaagtggCTTTCTTCGCATGGGAGGCTACTTAGGAAAAAATTCTTACATTGGATAGGCTGCAAAGGCGTGGGTGGCAGCttccaaattgttgttttttgtgtgggtgtggagaggaaaatgtaaatcacattcttttacactgtacagtggGTAGGACCCTTTGGGATATCGTCTTTGCCCTAtttggggttcagtgggtgtttcCAGAGAAGGTTAGAGAGGCGTTGTTCTGTTGGcggggttcttttgtgggcaaaaagaggaagaagatttggaagaccattccattatgtatattttggacggtttggaaagaaaggaataggcTAGCCTTTAGAGGGGGTTTCTTGGCCATTCAGACTCTCAAGAGGTCTTTTGTAAGTAgtctgtggagttgggctaagttgtataggggagaggagtcctcttcgcttataggcttcttggagtgggtTGCGACCccttaagggctggtgaggtgtttttgttttttttggctttttggaCTTGTGGTTGCTTTGTATACATCCTGTATGCGGTGTGGCCTTTTGGCcttctttaatatattctctgctgttgcttatcaaaaaaaaaaaaaaatagttaccaaacagactcttgatttttcctttctctaGAATTTATTAGTTCATCCATGCATGTGGAAAGGAAGAGTAAAGAAGGCCATACCCGTTCTTCAGCCCCTGAAGCCAGATGTTTCCTGCAAGTTTCCTGATTAGGCACATTGGAGTTGGCAAGTCCACCATGTTCGATTTCCGCCTTGTGCATTGGATTGACCAAATGCAGGACTCCACCATTTCCACAAGGAGAAAATGAGGCCCTTGTGCAGTGATTTACATCTTCAGATAACCGCATCTCCACAGAACCACTTGCCACACTAGGATTCACAAAATTGGAAGTGTTCTGCAGGGTTGAATTCTCACAAATTTCAGTACAAAGCTTTGAATTTTGATGCTCCCCTGCATTGAAACTTTTTGGGCCATCTGATGTTGAGTTTGCAACAGAGTTACTGGTTGATTTTACCTTGGAAAAAGAACAAACGCTTGAATTAAGAGTTGTTGTTTCCCCATCTTCGGAACAGGTTTTAGTACCAGAAATCATATGGTTCTGTATATCAGAACTAGGTCTTGATGATAACAGAATTGCTTGATCTTCCTTCGGACTCCCCAATGTTTCTACAGCAATGCTACATGCTTGTACCTCACCAGACCTAAATGACCCATCATCAACATCTGGAGTATCCTCCATGAGaccattttctctcaaatttgaACTTGGCAAAGATCCAGTTTCTACATGGCCATCATTTGCTCCACAGCCTGAAAGTTTATTCCAGAGAGACAAATTTTTGTCATGTCTAGCACTAGCAACTAGTCTCTGCCCAAGATCCTGATGAATACCTTGAAACCTTTGATTACTCTCATGTCGACAAACATACACCTCATTCTTCAACCTGTCAGTCCAATATGATGAGCCTGAATTCAAGTCAACATAAAGATTAATCCCCTCATCTGACCTGACATGATACTCAAACAAAGAGGATGGAGCTTTTGTAGAGGAAGCAGAGGCACTTTCTCCAGAAGATGCACCAATATTTATGTCTCTATGTTGAATTGGGGGGAAATCACCTGCCCCACCCTCTCTTGCGTGATCAAAACAATTCTTACCAGACCTCATTTTTGGGGAATCCTTTTTAGAGTTAAAACCACTCTCATCACGTAGGGTAACAATTTGTGAATGGGATGTCTCTTGGAGAGTATttcttgaagaaccaaagcCTTCAGAAATTTCCTTACCTGATGCCTGTATTGACAGAGCAAAAAGTGATCAATTGACAATGAGCCTCCAGAACCCAAAATGCAACAATAAAAAGTTCAATAGAGCAGAATCCTATTTTTCAAATGGCTTGTGGAGCTATGACTACACATCTTTTACCACCCCCCTTACACCTGTGTCAAAAATTGCAACATAGCCAAGTTGATCTGCCATTTGCCTTGTATTTATGCCAAAAGTCATAACTGATCAAAGCTTTGCCTCATGTAAAGTGGCAAACGAAGCAATTCTTGCTACAGAAGAAGAAATTATAAGTTTCCTATCATGTGGAATCAAGCCATTAGGCTAAAACATGCTATGCAGGAACCTGCCAGGTGATCAATATGCAGCTTATTAGCCCCATCTCCAACTGATTAAAGACTGGAGAAGGGAAAAAGTATCAAATCAGGGTCTATGTTGCTTTAATAGGGTGTTGGTAAATCGACTTACcgacttaaagtgacttaataacttaatttaagttattaaatagattaaacatgtatgttaaaataacttaatatcataacttaaagttaaaaatgactttaagtattaagtcaaaatagttaatttattcttacaTAAATCTAAAACTATGTTTACAAAAAAGATTTGAGATTGAtataatttaagtcattaagtcattaagtcattaagttgatttaccaaacaccctctaaGTCTATAAAACCTTCTCATACACAAATCAAGTCAATAAGCCGAAAATTACATGATGTACAagtgatattttaatataatagtCACCTcaatttctttctaaaaaaatacaaCCATGAATGAAAAACAATCAAACCTTAGTACAAGTCTCAGCCACCATGCAAATCCCCAGTTCTTTGCATCCAGTTTGGGAATACTTCTCATTGTTATCCTCCTCTCTTGGATGAGAGACGATAATCCCACAGCTAACTGCAATAAAAGCACCCaatcttttttcatttcttgcTACATATTTTTTCAATGAGTCAAGAAAgacttcattaaaaaaaaaattatactgatttatttttctagagTTGGAAATTGGCAATCAATAAAATTGTGCAAACCTTTTCCAGCTTCCACCCTAGATTTTAACTGTGTTCCACGTTGTAGTTGTGGTGTTGAAGATGCAGGAAGGGGGAGCTCTTTAGTCCCACTTGATTTATCCCCAGAGGATATCGAGCTCACACTTTTTCTctgcaaaatttttaaacaataataatcatTCTAAATTTTTGAAGATCAAAAAAGAGTAATATAAAATtcatacaaagaaaaagaacataTAAATAGGTGCATGATGATTAAATAATCTAAAAGTGCAGAAAGGATTGGGACATTTATAGTATGTGGTAGTTAAGACAGCAACCCCAAGTAATCAGAACCAAGGCCATCTCAGTCTGGATCAATGTTCAAAACAACAACTCATCTAGTTTAAGTAAACTACATTGTGAAGGGAAATTAGCTCATGGTTGTTTTTGGTAGTTAAATGAAGTTTAAAATTATACTCAAACACCAACACATACAAAAAgacaaaatgataataataataataataataataataataataataataataaatattttaaaaaaaagtgaccTCACAATGCTATAGAGAGATGCCTAGTTTCCTGGAACACCAATAACAATAGACATGCTACATTAAATATCAGGATTCATATGGAAATAAAATTGAGTACTAACTTATTGCCGACATCATTTCTTTAATTGCCAAAAATTGTACTCTtttgttattatattatatatatactctTCCTTTGCCAATCAAaaagacagaaaaaaaaaacaaaaaaacaattgcaaCAAACAAAGCAAGATGTAAACTagcatgaataaaaataatttagttttacaaaaatataaatacaaatagaTGAATCAAACAACTCAAtttaattcagaaattggacCAACAAAAGTATACATGTTGCTAGTGAGATAGGATCAGTGGCAGGGCTAGGAATGTGCTCAAAGAGGGGCACAAATAGAAGGAATTATTTCAGGAGGGGCAAAAAAGGGAGAGATAACTGTAT
It encodes:
- the LOC117914144 gene encoding uncharacterized protein LOC117914144 isoform X1, translating into MGNKEDEEFYRKIQILSRKELQGLCRIYGLPSDTSVDDLVKLMLSSLERKSVSSISSGDKSSGTKELPLPASSTPQLQRGTQLKSRVEAGKVSCGIIVSHPREEDNNEKYSQTGCKELGICMVAETCTKASGKEISEGFGSSRNTLQETSHSQIVTLRDESGFNSKKDSPKMRSGKNCFDHAREGGAGDFPPIQHRDINIGASSGESASASSTKAPSSLFEYHVRSDEGINLYVDLNSGSSYWTDRLKNEVYVCRHESNQRFQGIHQDLGQRLVASARHDKNLSLWNKLSGCGANDGHVETGSLPSSNLRENGLMEDTPDVDDGSFRSGEVQACSIAVETLGSPKEDQAILLSSRPSSDIQNHMISGTKTCSEDGETTTLNSSVCSFSKVKSTSNSVANSTSDGPKSFNAGEHQNSKLCTEICENSTLQNTSNFVNPSVASGSVEMRLSEDVNHCTRASFSPCGNGGVLHLVNPMHKAEIEHGGLANSNVPNQETCRKHLASGAEEREGGTNLAKGTNSIETLQFGNSLDKTCLKSDSSDSIEGLHRKRKHNDGEFHSSTEHLSGEVLPRRSTRLVSK
- the LOC117914144 gene encoding uncharacterized protein LOC117914144 isoform X2, giving the protein MGNKEDEEFYRKIQILSRKELQGLCRIYGLPSDTSVDDLVKLMLSSLERKSVSSISSGDKSSGTKELPLPASSTPQLQRGTQLKSRVEAGKVSCGIIVSHPREEDNNEKYSQTGCKELGICMVAETCTKASGKEISEGFGSSRNTLQETSHSQIVTLRDESGFNSKKDSPKMRSGKNCFDHAREGGAGDFPPIQHRDINIGASSGESASASSTKAPSSLFEYHVRSDEGINLYVDLNSGSSYWTDRLKNEVYVCRHESNQRFQGIHQDLGQRLVASARHDKNLSLWNKLSGCGANDGHVETGSLPSSNLRENGLMEDTPDVDDGSFRSGEVQACSIAVETLGSPKEDQAILLSSRPSSDIQNHMISGTKTCSEDGETTTLNSSVCSFSKNTSNFVNPSVASGSVEMRLSEDVNHCTRASFSPCGNGGVLHLVNPMHKAEIEHGGLANSNVPNQETCRKHLASGAEEREGGTNLAKGTNSIETLQFGNSLDKTCLKSDSSDSIEGLHRKRKHNDGEFHSSTEHLSGEVLPRRSTRLVSK
- the LOC117914144 gene encoding uncharacterized protein LOC117914144 isoform X3, with product MGNKEDEEFYRKIQILSRKELQGLCRIYGLPSDTSVDDLVKLMLSSLERKSVSSISSGDKSSGTKELPLPASSTPQLQRGTQLKSRVEAGKVSCGIIVSHPREEDNNEKYSQTGCKELGICMVAETCTKASGKEISEGFGSSRNTLQETSHSQIVTLRDESGFNSKKDSPKMRSGKNCFDHAREGGAGDFPPIQHRDINIGASSGESASASSTKAPSSLFEYHVRSDEGINLYVDLNSGSSYWTDRLKNEVYVCRHESNQRFQGIHQDLGQRLVASARHDKNLSLWNKLSGCGANDGHVETGSLPSSNLRENGLMEDTPDVDDGSFRSGEVQACSIAVETLGSPKEDQAILLSSRPSSDIQNHMISGTKTCSEDGETTTLNSSVCSFSKVKSTSNSVANSTSDGPKSFNAGEHQNSKLCTEICENSTLQNTSNFVNPSVASGSVEMRLSEDVNHCTRASFSPCGNGGVLHLVNPMHKAEIEHGGLANSNVPNQETCRKHLASGAEERNIAIWQFFGQDLFEV